Proteins encoded together in one Orrella marina window:
- a CDS encoding MaoC family dehydratase → MGLQLSKDGIEILGLGLHFDEMVVGRKIRTVGRTITEADLVSFVNATGFTEVLFTNTEFLKKDSDIKGRLVPGALVFSMAEGLIMQAAMQHTGYAFLEMDMKIHGPTFVGNTIEVISEITEARPSKSRPDRGIVRTVNTVVNEEGKALMTYTPLRFVKRVTDQA, encoded by the coding sequence ATGGGACTTCAGTTAAGCAAGGACGGGATCGAGATACTGGGATTGGGTCTGCACTTTGACGAGATGGTTGTTGGCAGAAAGATTCGGACGGTAGGACGAACCATTACAGAGGCTGATCTGGTTTCGTTTGTCAACGCGACGGGTTTTACCGAGGTCTTGTTCACGAATACCGAGTTCTTGAAGAAAGATTCAGACATCAAGGGGCGACTGGTTCCCGGTGCACTGGTCTTTTCAATGGCAGAAGGGCTGATCATGCAGGCTGCGATGCAGCATACTGGATATGCGTTTCTCGAAATGGACATGAAAATTCATGGACCAACTTTTGTGGGCAATACCATCGAGGTGATCAGTGAGATCACCGAGGCTCGTCCGAGCAAGAGCAGACCTGACCGCGGCATCGTACGCACGGTAAATACGGTGGTCAACGAGGAAGGAAAGGCGTTGATGACTTATACCCCTTTGCGTTTTGTCAAGCGAGTAACAGACCAGGCCTAG
- a CDS encoding DUF4395 family protein: protein MLRFDVPPVNSNVVRLEAFITFAFCSVALLGFPYLLPVLAVMGLVRGFIGHYKCPSHRVFATLMERNKIAGKKENAGAKVFANKILFIAATVASILYFSGNDLWVIPTTALVIFSTLEWAFSFCAACWVYGAWYKFFPPRMPG from the coding sequence ATGCTTCGCTTCGATGTTCCGCCCGTCAATTCGAATGTTGTTCGTCTTGAGGCTTTCATCACCTTCGCGTTCTGTTCAGTTGCACTGCTGGGCTTTCCTTACCTGCTACCCGTGCTTGCGGTCATGGGCCTCGTACGCGGATTCATTGGACACTACAAGTGCCCATCACACCGGGTCTTTGCAACCCTGATGGAAAGAAACAAGATTGCGGGCAAGAAAGAGAATGCTGGCGCCAAGGTGTTTGCCAACAAGATTCTTTTCATTGCCGCCACCGTCGCGAGCATTCTCTACTTCTCGGGCAACGATCTTTGGGTGATTCCCACCACTGCACTTGTCATCTTCTCGACGCTCGAGTGGGCATTCTCTTTCTGTGCAGCCTGCTGGGTCTATGGTGCCTGGTACAAGTTCTTCCCGCCCAGAATGCCGGGTTGA
- a CDS encoding histone deacetylase family protein, protein MQVFYSDHFVLPLPPEHRFPMQKYRLLRQKVSTIPGIVLSEATGATDSQLLLAHDPAYLQSLIRGTLDPRAQREIGFPWSEAMVERSRRSVGATIAASRVALQEGVAVNLAGGTHHAYRDHGSGFCVFNDVAVAARSLQRELGRRSMRIAIIDLDVHQGDGTASIFANDPTVYTLSVHGERNFPFRKQTSRLDIALPDGTQDTTYLEALRHGLQTLENQWEPEFIFFLAGADPHKQDRLGRMNLTDRGMKLRDAQVFEFAKKHQLPIAITMAGGYGLDINTTVAMHLQTVQAAATYWNDYLEHPAHPPGV, encoded by the coding sequence ATGCAGGTTTTCTACAGCGATCACTTTGTTCTTCCGCTGCCACCAGAACACAGGTTTCCGATGCAGAAGTACAGGCTGCTGCGACAGAAGGTCAGCACAATCCCCGGTATCGTCTTGTCGGAAGCAACTGGCGCTACGGACAGTCAGTTGTTACTTGCTCATGACCCCGCCTACCTGCAAAGTCTGATCCGCGGCACTCTGGATCCTCGCGCCCAGCGGGAGATTGGCTTTCCTTGGAGTGAAGCCATGGTCGAGAGATCGCGCCGATCCGTCGGCGCAACAATCGCGGCGAGCCGCGTGGCGCTCCAGGAAGGCGTCGCTGTCAACCTTGCAGGTGGTACACACCATGCCTACCGTGACCATGGTAGCGGATTTTGCGTATTCAATGATGTTGCGGTTGCAGCACGATCACTTCAGCGCGAACTGGGTCGTCGATCCATGCGTATCGCCATCATCGACCTCGATGTGCATCAGGGCGATGGAACCGCCAGCATCTTCGCCAATGATCCGACTGTATACACCCTCTCCGTGCATGGGGAAAGAAACTTCCCGTTTCGCAAGCAGACCAGTCGCCTCGATATAGCCTTGCCGGACGGCACGCAAGACACCACATATCTGGAAGCACTCCGTCACGGCCTCCAGACCCTGGAAAACCAGTGGGAACCAGAGTTTATCTTCTTCCTGGCCGGTGCAGATCCACACAAGCAGGACAGACTCGGCAGAATGAACCTGACAGACCGGGGAATGAAACTTCGCGATGCACAGGTCTTCGAGTTTGCCAAGAAGCACCAGCTGCCCATCGCCATCACCATGGCGGGAGGATACGGTCTTGATATAAACACCACCGTCGCCATGCACCTGCAAACCGTTCAGGCTGCCGCAACGTACTGGAACGACTACCTTGAGCACCCGGCTCACCCCCCCGGAGTTTGA
- a CDS encoding inorganic phosphate transporter: MTGYMPDVLTVSTVVLVLVLVFVLILFQEAVNGFHDVANAIATVIYSNSLSPMKAVCLAAVCNFLGVLGAGTAVAFSLVYLLPLDMVAGINTPGEASLFFAMIVSAVIWNFGTWWLAIPSSTTHAYVGSILGVSVAHAFLLGQPVGAQVHWHQGEIILAALFLSPVIGLLLGIMLLSLLRRFVRNPALYQPAIAGQRPHGLIRASLIAGSAGVSLLHGSNDGQKSIGLMMVVLFGLAPALYGLDLARLNQSDQANLTNSVRQVAVVAQGHGDHSMQTNAQQLVTSLEAEQQLPLSAHDALATREKLLELYSEIARKMDDQSPRDQLSASDERMLRQAYGLLKDFVEHVPLWVVLLSALALGAGTAIGYKKIVKTLGEGMGSSPMSPAQGAAAQVSAILSIGMADGGGMPVSTTHVLSSAIVGTVAGTPGQQINWITLRRIVMTWLTTLPGTMLLSFSLGVVFHLALA, encoded by the coding sequence ATGACAGGGTATATGCCGGACGTACTGACGGTGTCTACCGTGGTTCTGGTTCTGGTTCTGGTTTTTGTGTTGATTCTGTTTCAGGAAGCCGTCAACGGCTTTCACGATGTCGCCAATGCCATTGCGACAGTTATCTACTCCAATTCTCTGAGCCCCATGAAGGCGGTCTGTCTGGCGGCTGTCTGCAATTTCCTCGGAGTCCTGGGAGCTGGAACAGCCGTGGCATTCAGTCTTGTTTACCTTCTTCCTCTGGATATGGTCGCAGGCATCAACACGCCGGGTGAAGCCTCTTTGTTTTTTGCCATGATTGTCAGTGCCGTGATCTGGAACTTCGGTACCTGGTGGCTGGCGATTCCGAGCTCCACAACACATGCTTATGTTGGCTCGATACTGGGCGTGTCTGTGGCGCATGCGTTCTTACTAGGTCAACCTGTTGGTGCTCAGGTTCACTGGCACCAGGGCGAAATCATTCTGGCTGCCCTGTTTCTGTCGCCCGTCATCGGATTGCTGCTGGGCATCATGTTGCTATCTTTGCTGCGTCGTTTCGTCCGGAATCCGGCACTCTACCAGCCAGCAATTGCCGGGCAACGTCCGCATGGGCTGATCCGGGCATCGCTGATCGCGGGATCAGCAGGCGTGTCGCTTTTGCATGGTTCTAATGACGGTCAGAAGAGCATCGGACTCATGATGGTGGTTCTGTTTGGGCTGGCACCTGCCTTGTACGGTCTGGACCTGGCACGGCTGAACCAGAGTGATCAGGCCAACCTTACGAATTCGGTGCGTCAGGTGGCAGTGGTGGCTCAGGGACACGGTGATCACTCCATGCAAACCAACGCGCAGCAGCTTGTGACAAGCCTTGAGGCAGAGCAGCAACTTCCGCTGTCAGCGCATGATGCCCTGGCTACACGAGAGAAATTGCTTGAGCTTTATAGCGAGATCGCCAGGAAGATGGATGACCAGTCCCCCCGTGATCAACTGTCTGCCAGTGATGAGCGAATGCTGCGTCAAGCGTATGGGCTGCTCAAGGATTTCGTGGAACATGTGCCATTATGGGTAGTCTTGTTATCTGCGCTGGCACTCGGCGCAGGGACCGCGATTGGATACAAGAAAATAGTCAAGACACTGGGGGAGGGAATGGGTAGTTCGCCAATGAGTCCTGCACAGGGCGCTGCAGCGCAAGTATCTGCCATTCTGAGTATCGGTATGGCAGATGGAGGAGGTATGCCTGTCAGTACGACGCACGTGCTGTCCTCGGCGATTGTTGGTACTGTTGCAGGCACGCCTGGTCAGCAAATCAACTGGATCACTCTGCGCAGGATTGTCATGACCTGGCTGACCACGCTGCCAGGTACCATGCTCCTGTCATTCTCGCTTGGCGTTGTGTTCCATCTTGCACTGGCTTGA
- a CDS encoding DUF6268 family outer membrane beta-barrel protein produces the protein MRLRTLFTAVACAALTVAVSTAYAQRLSPGQTAGQVNLRGMNQFKTGLDGGGDFDWYEVGARIGALHQFNQTFAVGASVDYSYQKWNWNNPGALGSVAPWSGINTTRLGLNLTYAPSQDLRFSVIPTIEWSGESGVGASDSSLYGGLASVTKTFSPDFTLGIGAGVFREFDRTSAFPFLVINWKITDRLTLKNPLPAGPAGGAGLELEYVANDRWTLGLGGAWRKYRFRLNDSGPFAGGVGQNRMIPVFARASYAFTRTTAVDLYAFATFAGNVQVQSADQQTTLNTGYNTGFGLAVNFTHRF, from the coding sequence ATGAGACTTCGCACTTTGTTCACCGCAGTCGCCTGTGCAGCCTTGACCGTTGCGGTGTCGACTGCCTATGCACAGCGCTTGTCTCCTGGTCAAACGGCCGGACAGGTCAATCTGCGAGGCATGAACCAGTTCAAAACCGGACTGGACGGAGGTGGGGATTTTGACTGGTACGAGGTCGGCGCAAGGATTGGAGCCCTGCATCAGTTCAATCAGACGTTCGCAGTGGGCGCCAGCGTGGATTATTCCTATCAGAAGTGGAACTGGAACAATCCGGGCGCACTGGGTTCAGTCGCTCCCTGGAGTGGTATTAACACAACCAGGCTTGGTCTTAATCTGACCTATGCGCCAAGTCAGGACTTGCGTTTCTCGGTGATTCCGACGATTGAATGGTCTGGAGAAAGTGGCGTCGGAGCCTCCGACTCGTCGCTGTACGGTGGACTGGCCAGCGTTACCAAAACGTTCTCTCCGGATTTCACGCTCGGAATCGGTGCAGGTGTCTTTCGCGAGTTTGACAGAACTAGCGCATTCCCGTTTCTGGTGATTAACTGGAAGATCACGGACAGGCTCACGCTGAAGAACCCGCTGCCGGCTGGTCCGGCCGGTGGTGCAGGTCTGGAACTTGAGTACGTCGCAAATGATCGGTGGACCTTGGGGTTAGGTGGCGCCTGGCGCAAGTATCGTTTCCGTCTGAACGATTCGGGCCCCTTCGCTGGCGGTGTTGGTCAGAACAGGATGATCCCTGTCTTTGCGAGGGCAAGTTACGCGTTTACCCGCACGACCGCAGTGGATCTCTACGCGTTTGCAACCTTCGCGGGCAATGTGCAGGTGCAGTCTGCCGATCAGCAGACAACCCTCAACACGGGGTACAACACAGGCTTCGGTCTGGCTGTGAACTTCACCCATCGATTCTGA
- a CDS encoding FeoA family protein, producing MNNLNTIAVGQLRRIHHVHAPTSLSEIALHLQQLGFLPGEQVIVQRRAKPGNDPIVVRVGTSTFAIRKFEAACIKVETQDD from the coding sequence ATGAACAATCTCAACACGATTGCTGTAGGGCAGCTCAGACGGATTCATCACGTCCACGCCCCCACCAGCCTTTCAGAAATCGCCCTGCACTTGCAACAACTTGGATTCCTTCCCGGGGAGCAGGTCATCGTTCAGCGGCGCGCAAAACCAGGAAACGACCCCATCGTAGTGCGAGTTGGGACCAGTACGTTTGCGATTCGCAAGTTTGAAGCAGCCTGCATCAAAGTGGAGACACAAGATGATTGA
- the feoB gene encoding ferrous iron transporter B yields MIESPVQMFPPGMLFALVGNPNCGKTALFNRLTGSRQKVANYSGVTVERKEGRFGAANGRFARVLDLPGTYSLYPRSQDERITCDVLSGFARGEKRPDVVICVIDATNLRRSLRLFFSVQRKGLPCVIALNMMDEAKARGIGIDARKLSELLGVPVVCTVAVKSGGDRELRELIEALLHNKQALELPKDISNDAIPAEQDHKRVQRILTQLGIDHLVPDVRSARIDAIVMHPVIGPLLLVTILFLIFQAMFEWASIPMDMIEEAAGWVGETVEAWLPDGWIKSLIIDGIIAGAGGVLVFLPQILILFFFILVLEESGYLPRAAYLLDRIMGSVGLSGRSFIPLLSSFACAIPGITAARTISNPRDRIVTILLAPLMTCSARLPVYTLLISAFIPSHTLDYGLSLQGLVMFGLYMAGILSAMTVAWVLKVTTRTGRQVRPLLMELPTYRIPSPLSVCIGLWQRAKIFLRRVGGVIMTMTIGLWALLSFPSPPVGATGADIEYSLAGILGRWLSVLLEPIGFNWQISIALIPGLAAREVAVSSLGTVYALSGSEDAAAEALIPLITQQWSTATGMAMLAWYIFAPQCLPTFAAMKRETNGWKVPVIAITYMLILAYLAAWIAYRVTPMMLPTHLM; encoded by the coding sequence ATGATTGAATCTCCGGTTCAGATGTTCCCACCCGGCATGCTGTTCGCCCTGGTTGGCAACCCAAACTGCGGCAAGACAGCGCTGTTCAATCGCCTGACAGGTAGCCGTCAGAAAGTTGCCAATTATTCCGGGGTGACAGTCGAGCGCAAGGAAGGCAGGTTTGGTGCGGCAAACGGGCGATTTGCGAGAGTGCTGGATCTTCCCGGTACCTACAGCCTCTATCCTCGCTCTCAGGACGAACGGATCACGTGCGATGTGCTCTCTGGTTTTGCCAGGGGCGAGAAGAGACCCGATGTGGTGATCTGCGTTATCGATGCAACCAACCTTCGCCGTAGCCTTAGGCTGTTCTTTTCTGTTCAGCGCAAGGGACTTCCCTGCGTGATTGCATTGAACATGATGGACGAAGCAAAGGCGCGCGGAATCGGTATCGATGCAAGAAAGTTATCCGAATTACTGGGCGTTCCCGTTGTCTGCACAGTTGCGGTGAAGTCCGGAGGTGACCGCGAGTTGCGTGAACTGATCGAAGCGCTACTTCATAACAAGCAGGCTCTCGAACTTCCCAAAGACATTAGCAACGACGCTATCCCGGCGGAACAGGATCACAAACGTGTGCAGCGGATCCTGACCCAGCTTGGCATTGACCACCTGGTCCCGGACGTGCGCAGTGCCCGGATCGACGCCATCGTCATGCATCCTGTGATCGGGCCGCTGTTGCTGGTAACGATCCTGTTTCTGATTTTCCAGGCCATGTTCGAATGGGCATCGATTCCAATGGACATGATCGAGGAAGCCGCCGGATGGGTCGGCGAAACCGTTGAAGCATGGCTGCCAGACGGGTGGATCAAGAGTCTCATTATTGACGGCATCATCGCGGGAGCAGGTGGAGTACTCGTGTTTCTGCCACAAATTCTGATCCTGTTTTTCTTCATCCTCGTCCTCGAGGAATCAGGCTATCTCCCACGGGCGGCCTATCTACTTGACCGAATCATGGGGAGCGTAGGATTGTCAGGTCGCTCGTTCATCCCGCTGCTATCCAGTTTTGCATGCGCAATCCCCGGGATCACGGCAGCGCGCACGATCAGCAACCCCAGAGATCGCATAGTCACAATACTGCTTGCACCGCTCATGACGTGCTCGGCCAGGCTCCCGGTCTACACACTCCTGATCAGTGCTTTCATCCCCAGCCATACGCTGGACTATGGCCTGTCACTCCAAGGGCTGGTGATGTTCGGTCTTTACATGGCAGGGATTCTGTCTGCCATGACCGTCGCATGGGTTCTGAAGGTGACAACCCGTACTGGACGTCAGGTTCGACCACTTTTAATGGAATTACCAACCTACAGGATTCCAAGCCCTTTGAGCGTATGCATTGGTCTCTGGCAACGTGCAAAGATCTTCCTGCGCCGAGTGGGTGGTGTCATCATGACCATGACAATCGGACTGTGGGCATTGCTTAGCTTCCCGTCTCCCCCTGTTGGTGCAACGGGAGCGGATATCGAATACAGTCTGGCGGGCATTCTTGGGCGGTGGTTGTCGGTACTGCTTGAGCCGATTGGCTTCAACTGGCAGATATCCATCGCCCTGATCCCCGGTCTGGCTGCCCGGGAAGTCGCCGTCAGTTCGCTAGGCACAGTCTACGCACTTTCCGGTAGTGAGGATGCCGCGGCCGAAGCCCTTATCCCGCTCATCACACAACAATGGTCGACGGCCACTGGTATGGCTATGCTCGCGTGGTACATCTTTGCACCTCAGTGTCTACCCACATTCGCGGCCATGAAACGGGAAACAAATGGCTGGAAAGTCCCGGTCATTGCGATCACTTACATGCTCATCCTGGCCTATCTGGCGGCATGGATTGCTTACCGGGTCACACCCATGATGCTACCAACTCATCTGATGTAA
- a CDS encoding YcjF family protein, translating into MTPERAILSIVMFAAFADGAKDDREREHIREFAQQLGQDVPDLSAAYQDVLMSRVTLHDVAHALTDHRQKQYAYELAVCVCESDSTICEAERTFLRDLSEQLGLSAHARQTPQIEAADSIALAAQQALAEPAVEQVPQHAESVRPASLKINHAQIDSMVLKYAILNGALELLPQSWASVAIIPLQIKMVYRIGKQAGYDLDQGHIRELLATVGVGLTSQYVEQFGRKLLGGLLGSFMGKTGRKVGRSAASVAMSFATTYALGQLAKRYYGEGRQMSTDLLKRTFSDLMGPAKSMQQQYLPQIQEKAATLDAQQVLSMVRSNSI; encoded by the coding sequence ATGACCCCTGAACGAGCAATTTTGTCGATTGTGATGTTCGCCGCGTTTGCTGATGGTGCGAAGGACGATCGAGAGCGGGAGCATATCCGTGAGTTTGCACAACAACTTGGTCAGGACGTTCCTGATCTTTCTGCCGCGTACCAAGACGTATTGATGTCCAGGGTGACATTGCACGACGTCGCGCATGCGCTGACGGATCACCGACAAAAGCAGTATGCGTACGAACTGGCAGTGTGTGTATGCGAAAGTGATTCGACTATTTGTGAGGCGGAACGCACCTTCCTGAGAGATCTCTCGGAGCAGCTCGGATTGTCGGCTCATGCACGGCAGACTCCTCAGATTGAGGCGGCTGACTCGATTGCGCTCGCAGCACAGCAAGCCCTGGCTGAGCCGGCTGTGGAGCAAGTGCCACAGCACGCCGAGTCTGTCAGGCCGGCCTCGCTCAAGATTAATCATGCACAAATTGACTCGATGGTGCTCAAATATGCCATTCTGAACGGCGCGCTGGAGCTTTTGCCGCAATCCTGGGCTTCGGTCGCGATCATTCCGCTTCAGATCAAGATGGTGTACCGGATTGGCAAGCAAGCGGGTTATGACCTGGACCAGGGGCATATCCGGGAGTTGCTCGCTACTGTCGGTGTTGGTTTGACGTCTCAATACGTTGAGCAGTTTGGACGTAAGTTGTTAGGCGGTCTGCTTGGCAGTTTCATGGGCAAGACAGGGCGTAAGGTCGGCCGTTCAGCAGCGTCTGTCGCAATGTCGTTTGCGACAACTTATGCGCTTGGGCAACTGGCTAAACGGTACTACGGCGAAGGCAGACAAATGAGTACGGATCTGCTTAAACGGACATTTTCGGATCTGATGGGTCCCGCTAAATCCATGCAGCAGCAGTATTTGCCGCAGATACAGGAAAAGGCGGCGACGCTTGACGCGCAGCAAGTGCTGTCGATGGTTCGTTCTAACAGCATCTAG
- a CDS encoding MaoC family dehydratase produces MRQVKFSELKSLVGTEIGTSDWWLVDQERINKFAEATGDFQWIHVDTEKAKASKFGGTIAHGYLTLSLLAGMRFQTFEVSETSMGVNYGMNKVRFLTPVPAGSRVRAKYELTNINERKDGGYECTFTATVELEGAPKPACVAETITVYYP; encoded by the coding sequence ATGCGTCAAGTCAAATTCAGCGAGCTCAAATCATTGGTTGGCACCGAGATCGGAACCAGCGACTGGTGGCTTGTTGATCAGGAACGAATCAACAAGTTTGCTGAAGCCACCGGAGACTTCCAGTGGATCCACGTCGACACGGAGAAAGCCAAGGCTTCAAAATTTGGCGGCACCATCGCCCATGGTTACCTGACGCTGTCTCTGCTTGCTGGCATGCGCTTTCAGACGTTTGAAGTCTCTGAGACAAGCATGGGTGTGAACTACGGCATGAACAAGGTACGGTTCCTGACCCCCGTCCCTGCGGGCAGCCGGGTCCGGGCCAAATACGAGCTGACCAACATCAATGAACGCAAGGATGGTGGTTACGAGTGCACGTTCACCGCAACAGTTGAACTCGAAGGCGCGCCCAAACCAGCCTGTGTCGCAGAAACTATCACCGTTTACTACCCCTAA
- a CDS encoding glutathione S-transferase family protein, whose translation MVRIWGRANSINVQKVLWACEEVGVRFDRIDAGMQFGVTTTPEFRVMNPNGLVPVLDDGGFTLWESHAILRYLARRYGTGGLWPADEQIAARTDQWMDWCAGTVWPDMKVVFLNLVRRQPPERDMQAVEQSIRNLGVTLGILDAHLAVQPYVAGTHLSVGDIPIAVNAYRWFELDIERPALPHLQAWYGRVSSQPGFVKHCAVPLT comes from the coding sequence ATGGTCAGAATCTGGGGCAGGGCAAACTCGATCAACGTACAGAAAGTTCTCTGGGCTTGCGAGGAAGTCGGTGTGCGCTTTGATCGCATCGACGCAGGTATGCAGTTCGGCGTGACAACTACACCCGAGTTTCGAGTCATGAATCCGAACGGGCTGGTTCCGGTTCTTGATGATGGTGGATTCACTCTCTGGGAGTCTCACGCCATTTTGCGTTACCTTGCACGACGTTACGGTACGGGAGGACTTTGGCCAGCAGATGAGCAGATCGCTGCGCGCACTGATCAGTGGATGGACTGGTGTGCCGGTACAGTCTGGCCTGACATGAAGGTCGTATTCTTGAATCTAGTTCGCAGGCAACCGCCCGAGCGTGACATGCAGGCGGTCGAACAGTCTATCCGGAACCTTGGGGTTACGCTGGGAATTCTGGATGCTCATCTGGCCGTGCAGCCGTACGTCGCGGGCACTCACCTGTCAGTTGGCGATATCCCGATTGCGGTCAACGCCTATCGCTGGTTTGAGCTCGATATAGAGCGGCCGGCGTTGCCTCATCTGCAAGCATGGTACGGACGTGTCAGCTCGCAACCTGGGTTTGTAAAACATTGCGCAGTGCCGCTGACCTGA
- a CDS encoding TorF family putative porin: MKAYSRCAALACVPVLLMAAAGAKAEGTDLGNGFNLSGNITIANDYRFRGYTQTNFKPTAQLGIDLTHSSGFYLGNWNSNVGWTSGTSLEMDFYGGWKGDIGNGIELDMGVLQYAYPGSTMAVSPNTTELYVGIGAGPVGFKVSWAPTNWFGYADSKNAVYLDATADFDLGDGWGIGLHAGYQFLNNVQDINGNNKNGYFDYKAGVYKDIKGWVFDLSVVGASTDSLYTSSQGYNAGRVGVLFSIAKSF; the protein is encoded by the coding sequence ATGAAAGCCTACTCTCGCTGTGCAGCCCTGGCCTGTGTGCCTGTCTTGCTGATGGCTGCAGCTGGCGCCAAAGCCGAAGGCACCGACCTTGGCAATGGATTCAATCTGTCAGGGAACATCACGATCGCCAACGACTACCGGTTTCGTGGCTATACACAGACCAATTTCAAGCCTACCGCTCAACTGGGAATCGATCTGACCCACAGCTCTGGCTTTTACCTCGGCAATTGGAACTCAAACGTCGGATGGACGTCAGGGACTTCACTTGAGATGGACTTTTATGGGGGCTGGAAAGGAGACATCGGAAACGGAATTGAGCTAGACATGGGCGTGCTCCAGTACGCCTATCCAGGCTCAACCATGGCTGTTTCTCCAAATACCACTGAGTTGTATGTCGGGATTGGTGCCGGACCTGTCGGGTTTAAAGTTTCCTGGGCACCGACTAACTGGTTTGGTTATGCCGACTCCAAGAACGCTGTATACCTGGATGCAACGGCCGACTTCGATCTCGGAGATGGCTGGGGGATTGGATTGCACGCCGGCTATCAGTTCCTGAACAATGTTCAGGACATCAATGGCAATAACAAGAATGGTTACTTTGACTACAAAGCAGGTGTTTACAAGGATATCAAAGGGTGGGTGTTCGATCTGAGCGTGGTGGGGGCGTCTACTGACAGCCTGTATACAAGTTCCCAGGGGTATAACGCAGGTCGGGTCGGCGTGCTGTTCTCGATCGCAAAGTCATTCTGA
- a CDS encoding fumarate hydratase has translation MKQIPSTHVTQSITDALQFISYYHPTDFVQALTSAWTRETGPAAKNALLQLLVNSKMSATGHRPVCQDTGVAHVFFRMGMDVRIIAPDGQPTPTLQAMANEGTRQAYTLPTNPLRASMVTDPLGQRLNTHDNSPAIVHIELVEGDVFELTVVAKGGGGDVKARYGMLNARDNVADWVVDQLPGMGAGWCPPGVLGIGVGGSPEQAMVMAKRSLFAPINIQDLQNKENPDPVEKLRLEVFERVNALGIGAQGLGGLQTVLDVKVLTAPCHAALQPVALIPNCAATRFITFELDGSAPAEFDPPALDIWSDIPDTLPTGDGSRVDLDHLSKEQVAQWKVGDRLLLSGTLLTGRDAAHHRMHQMLERGEPLPVDLRGKALFYVGPVDPIEGEAVGPAGPTTSARMDKFMPRLLEETGLLLTVGKAERGPVAIDAIRKHGTPYLVTVGGAAFLVAKAIKQARVIAFEDLGMEAIYEFKVKDMPVTVGIDARGQTIYRMAKAE, from the coding sequence ATGAAACAGATTCCATCAACCCACGTCACCCAAAGCATCACTGATGCGCTGCAGTTCATCAGCTACTACCATCCCACCGACTTCGTGCAGGCACTCACGTCAGCGTGGACACGCGAGACCGGCCCCGCAGCAAAGAATGCACTGCTGCAATTGCTGGTCAACAGCAAGATGAGCGCGACCGGGCACCGTCCTGTATGTCAGGACACTGGTGTAGCGCACGTGTTTTTCAGGATGGGGATGGACGTCCGAATCATCGCTCCTGACGGCCAGCCCACCCCGACACTGCAGGCAATGGCGAATGAAGGAACGCGTCAGGCTTACACGCTCCCCACCAACCCGCTTCGCGCGTCCATGGTGACGGATCCTTTAGGCCAGCGTCTGAACACACATGACAACTCTCCGGCGATCGTTCACATCGAACTGGTAGAGGGTGATGTCTTCGAACTCACTGTGGTTGCAAAAGGAGGAGGTGGCGACGTCAAGGCCAGGTATGGCATGCTCAACGCCCGAGACAACGTTGCGGACTGGGTTGTTGATCAACTGCCTGGCATGGGTGCTGGATGGTGCCCGCCTGGCGTGCTCGGAATCGGCGTGGGTGGCAGTCCCGAGCAAGCCATGGTCATGGCAAAGCGGTCGTTATTTGCCCCCATCAACATTCAGGACCTGCAGAACAAGGAAAACCCTGATCCAGTCGAAAAATTGCGGCTCGAAGTATTTGAAAGAGTCAACGCGCTGGGCATCGGGGCGCAGGGTCTGGGTGGTCTGCAAACCGTGCTTGACGTCAAAGTGCTCACGGCGCCCTGCCATGCTGCCCTTCAACCGGTGGCGCTGATTCCAAACTGTGCTGCGACCCGCTTCATCACCTTCGAGCTTGACGGTTCGGCACCTGCGGAGTTCGACCCTCCTGCGCTCGACATCTGGTCGGACATTCCCGACACATTGCCAACGGGAGACGGCAGTCGTGTGGACTTGGACCACTTAAGCAAGGAGCAAGTGGCGCAATGGAAAGTCGGAGACCGACTGCTGCTAAGCGGAACACTGTTGACAGGGCGTGACGCGGCCCACCACCGGATGCATCAGATGCTCGAGCGCGGCGAACCGCTGCCAGTCGACCTCAGAGGCAAGGCACTCTTCTATGTCGGACCAGTCGACCCGATTGAAGGTGAAGCCGTAGGCCCGGCAGGTCCCACCACCTCTGCACGCATGGACAAGTTCATGCCCCGACTGCTCGAGGAGACAGGACTGCTACTCACGGTAGGCAAGGCGGAACGAGGACCTGTTGCGATCGATGCCATCCGCAAGCACGGCACACCTTACCTGGTGACGGTTGGCGGCGCAGCATTCCTGGTCGCAAAAGCAATTAAACAAGCCAGAGTGATTGCATTCGAAGACCTGGGGATGGAAGCGATTTACGAGTTTAAAGTCAAGGACATGCCTGTCACGGTTGGAATCGATGCCAGAGGACAGACGATATACCGAATGGCAAAGGCAGAGTAA